A genomic segment from Gemmatimonadota bacterium encodes:
- a CDS encoding N-6 DNA methylase — protein MDALLATLGFTDRPHPLDAASRDRLGLPTAILSARISSGEGSLRALSAEIEQTASVRDVITVIARQLTMQAPHLLWLVVVGHRDGSTFGIATWRRVRSTPQIAALISERGNVVDSDAETLCALSAAAAAYGDEMRHMRWLDILGRDAVTRRFFHALAHTIDSLADSLPSQLPAADAREIAILTTSRLLFLSFLETKGWLNSDFGFLANGFTECIANGGAYQRRVLEPLFFGTLNTRVSERAPRSRAFGRIPFLNGGLFSRTTVERIHRHSRFSDDALGALFGDVLIRFRFTAREDATTWSQAAIDPEMLGKVFESLMEPGDRKRGGVFYTPQRFVERLTTLAFGAALERGGMTRRQAELLLDDQTPRTGPNPRLLEDVKRLRILDPACGSGAFLVYALERVARLRIALGDADSPSNVRRSVLRQSIFGVDSSPTAVWLCELRLWLSAVIDSDEQDPMRVIPLPNLDRQIRVGNSLADDGFADQASRAATPRRASALRDRYARSSGRRKLSLGRQLDVVERMRAVDAIDVRITAARFERKEIVRAVRSRDLFDVRTPPDPKQRDRLLQLRATMRALRRKRAAIKRGATPAFAYPIHFADVAELGGFDVIVGNPPWVRVHNMHVDDRARYREKFSVFRRGAWLEGARSASAGQGFAGQTDLAALFVERSVDLLAPGGVMGLLLPSKLWSSLAGGGARQLVLERTRIIAIGDYSNAPDAFEAAVYPSMLVATRISEDGAEHNCPVQVSVQHRSDISHWNVAAENLSLDPSPGSPWLLLAPRARESFDRLTAAGVPLFTTALGRPHLGVKTGCNDAFVVRAGDNHGEVTDIAAAGKRGEIETHLLRPLVRGETLTRWQLAPDDERIIWTHDDAGTPFRALPPNAHRWLARSRRALERRSDSRSDRWWSLFRVESACARSPRVIWADFGRAPRAAVLEAADPTVPLNTCYSVTCNCMTDALALATILNSRIAAAWLGAIAEPARGGYHRYLGWTIARLPVPSDWSRAGRLLAPVAEAARGGNEPADDDLDALVLSAYGLNESALLPLLEWTHARNND, from the coding sequence ATGGACGCGCTCCTCGCGACTCTGGGCTTCACCGACCGCCCACATCCGCTCGATGCTGCGTCGCGAGATCGACTCGGACTTCCCACCGCAATACTCTCAGCCCGCATAAGCTCTGGCGAGGGATCGTTGCGCGCCCTGAGCGCAGAGATCGAACAGACTGCGAGCGTGCGGGACGTAATAACGGTCATCGCGCGCCAGCTCACGATGCAGGCGCCGCATCTCCTGTGGCTCGTCGTCGTCGGTCATCGCGACGGATCGACATTCGGCATTGCAACGTGGCGCCGCGTTCGCTCCACCCCACAGATCGCCGCGTTGATCTCCGAGCGCGGTAACGTCGTGGACAGTGACGCCGAGACGTTGTGCGCGTTGTCGGCGGCAGCCGCCGCTTACGGTGATGAGATGCGTCACATGCGCTGGCTCGACATACTCGGCCGTGATGCGGTTACGCGCCGGTTCTTTCATGCTCTTGCACATACCATCGACTCGCTCGCCGATTCTCTCCCATCACAGCTACCCGCCGCAGATGCGCGAGAGATCGCGATCCTCACGACGAGCCGCCTTCTCTTCCTTTCGTTTCTCGAAACCAAGGGTTGGCTCAACAGCGACTTCGGCTTTCTCGCCAACGGATTCACCGAGTGTATCGCGAACGGAGGCGCGTATCAGCGCCGCGTACTCGAGCCGCTTTTCTTTGGAACGCTGAACACGCGGGTCTCCGAACGCGCACCGCGATCCCGGGCGTTCGGACGCATCCCGTTCCTCAACGGCGGACTCTTCTCGCGCACGACTGTCGAGCGCATCCACCGCCACTCGCGTTTCTCCGACGACGCACTCGGCGCTCTCTTCGGTGACGTCCTCATTCGATTTCGCTTCACCGCGCGCGAGGACGCAACTACATGGTCCCAGGCCGCCATCGATCCCGAAATGCTCGGCAAGGTCTTCGAATCGCTGATGGAACCCGGCGACCGCAAACGCGGAGGAGTGTTCTACACTCCACAGCGCTTCGTGGAAAGGCTCACCACTCTCGCGTTCGGAGCCGCGCTCGAACGCGGTGGCATGACACGCAGGCAGGCCGAGCTGCTGCTCGATGACCAGACACCGAGAACGGGCCCGAATCCCCGCCTTCTGGAAGACGTGAAGCGACTGCGAATTCTCGACCCCGCCTGCGGCTCCGGCGCATTCCTCGTCTATGCACTCGAACGCGTGGCACGCCTTCGGATCGCGCTCGGTGATGCGGACTCCCCGAGCAATGTGCGACGCTCTGTGCTGCGACAATCGATTTTCGGCGTGGATTCCAGTCCTACAGCAGTATGGCTGTGCGAGTTGCGGCTGTGGTTGTCTGCCGTGATCGACAGCGACGAGCAGGACCCGATGCGTGTCATTCCTCTGCCGAACCTGGATCGCCAGATTCGCGTAGGGAACTCGCTCGCGGACGACGGATTCGCAGATCAGGCTTCGCGCGCTGCCACACCGCGACGCGCATCGGCGCTACGGGATCGATACGCACGATCCAGCGGTCGGAGAAAGCTCTCCCTCGGGAGGCAGCTCGACGTCGTGGAGCGTATGCGTGCAGTTGACGCGATCGACGTCCGCATCACCGCGGCCCGATTCGAGCGAAAGGAGATTGTACGTGCCGTCCGGTCACGTGACCTCTTCGATGTACGAACGCCGCCCGATCCGAAACAGCGCGACAGACTGCTCCAGCTGCGCGCCACCATGCGAGCGTTGCGACGAAAGCGCGCGGCAATCAAGCGCGGCGCGACGCCGGCGTTCGCCTATCCGATACACTTCGCGGATGTCGCCGAGTTGGGCGGATTCGATGTAATCGTCGGCAATCCGCCCTGGGTTCGAGTGCACAACATGCACGTCGACGATCGCGCACGCTATCGGGAGAAATTCAGCGTGTTCCGTCGCGGCGCGTGGTTGGAGGGAGCGCGCAGTGCAAGCGCCGGCCAGGGCTTCGCCGGACAGACTGATCTCGCGGCTCTGTTCGTGGAGCGATCGGTGGACCTGCTCGCGCCCGGTGGCGTCATGGGACTGCTTCTGCCATCCAAGCTGTGGAGCTCGTTGGCGGGCGGTGGCGCGCGCCAGCTCGTGCTCGAACGGACCCGAATCATCGCCATCGGCGATTACTCCAATGCGCCCGACGCATTCGAGGCGGCCGTGTACCCTTCGATGCTTGTTGCAACGCGCATTTCTGAAGACGGAGCGGAACACAACTGTCCCGTACAGGTCAGCGTACAGCATCGCAGCGACATTTCGCACTGGAACGTTGCTGCGGAGAACCTTTCGCTCGATCCTTCCCCGGGGAGTCCGTGGCTGTTGCTCGCCCCTCGGGCTCGCGAGTCATTCGATCGGCTGACAGCCGCCGGCGTTCCGTTGTTTACCACAGCCCTGGGACGACCACACCTCGGCGTCAAGACAGGCTGCAACGACGCATTTGTCGTTCGGGCCGGCGACAATCATGGTGAGGTGACGGACATCGCAGCGGCTGGAAAACGTGGCGAGATCGAGACACATTTGCTTCGGCCGCTCGTCCGGGGAGAAACGCTGACGCGATGGCAGCTCGCTCCGGACGATGAGCGAATCATATGGACCCACGATGACGCCGGCACGCCGTTCCGCGCGCTGCCACCGAACGCGCACCGCTGGCTTGCGCGCTCCCGGCGCGCGCTCGAGCGACGGAGCGACTCGCGCTCGGATCGCTGGTGGTCCCTCTTCCGGGTCGAGAGTGCGTGCGCCAGATCGCCGCGCGTAATCTGGGCGGACTTCGGGCGCGCCCCCAGAGCAGCTGTTCTCGAAGCAGCTGATCCGACAGTCCCTCTCAACACCTGTTACTCCGTGACGTGCAATTGCATGACCGACGCTCTCGCACTCGCGACCATCCTCAACTCACGGATAGCCGCAGCATGGCTCGGCGCAATTGCGGAGCCGGCACGTGGCGGATATCACCGGTATCTCGGCTGGACGATCGCACGATTGCCCGTCCCGTCGGACTGGTCACGCGCCGGGAGACTGCTCGCGCCCGTCGCGGAAGCCGCGCGTGGCGGGAATGAGCCAGCCGACGATGACCTCGATGCTCTCGTGCTGTCCGCGTATGGCTTGAACGAATCTGCCCTCCTGCCGCTTCTCGAGTGGACCCATGCTCGCAACAACGATTGA
- a CDS encoding SURF1 family protein yields the protein MMHRPVRDYVLSVLAVAFVILTTSLGFWQLRRLAQRRAQNAEVVARLAKPPIPVRQLTHDSAALHYRRVTLHGAYDYAHEIKIADRTRLGSPGINIVTPLHIAGTDTAVLVNRGWVYAPDGLTVDLSRWREGDSVNFTGYARPLFRALPGSPVLPGRPDSFRWLDLGALKSRVPYPLYPFVIVLEGSTAANGNIPPRVPPPPLDEGPHRSYAIQWFSFAIIAVVGMYFFLRVPPSQRFPNER from the coding sequence ATGATGCATCGCCCAGTTCGCGATTATGTCCTGTCAGTGCTTGCCGTCGCGTTTGTGATACTCACCACATCGCTCGGCTTCTGGCAGCTTCGGCGACTGGCGCAACGGCGCGCCCAGAACGCCGAGGTAGTTGCGCGCCTGGCCAAGCCGCCGATTCCCGTTCGGCAGCTGACGCATGATTCGGCAGCGCTGCACTACCGTCGCGTAACACTGCATGGTGCGTACGACTACGCCCACGAGATCAAGATCGCGGATCGAACGCGGCTCGGCTCTCCCGGTATCAACATCGTCACGCCGCTCCACATTGCCGGAACCGACACGGCTGTACTCGTGAACAGAGGTTGGGTCTATGCGCCCGACGGTCTGACTGTAGATCTGTCGCGCTGGCGGGAGGGCGATTCGGTGAATTTCACGGGCTACGCGCGTCCGCTCTTCAGGGCGCTTCCAGGATCTCCGGTTTTGCCTGGACGACCCGATTCGTTCCGCTGGCTGGACCTGGGCGCGCTCAAGTCGCGTGTGCCGTATCCCCTTTACCCCTTTGTTATCGTGCTGGAGGGAAGCACCGCTGCGAACGGGAACATACCACCGCGCGTTCCGCCGCCACCGCTGGATGAGGGTCCGCACAGGAGCTACGCGATTCAGTGGTTCTCGTTCGCGATAATCGCGGTGGTGGGGATGTACTTCTTCCTGCGCGTTCCGCCGTCGCAGCGGTTTCCGAACGAACGCTAG
- a CDS encoding DUF3857 domain-containing transglutaminase family protein codes for MSYPRARRPENLLLFRLLFRTLTAAISLALVSSLALAQAPHITSAGDPSVNADTIYRLAVKPEQFPEESGVLLLDDGVLRVEPDGREESTYRQIIQILRPEAVDRYREQQFSYAPKHQRFTLNWIRVVKPDGTVVSAAPSQVQESDVPAQFGDPTYSDQKVVRVSLTGVAPGTIVDLSYTTTELKPFLPGDFFDSWNVSSGAQVIRSRYVVDVPAGFTPRIREDNLNFARTEKSANGRHVYTWATSNIKSIKSEAFESDSNGVYMSVMVSSPITWAAIGKWYAGNARDRYVTSPAVDSAITQAVKGARTLDDSIRAVHRWVAQDIRYVSIALGLGGYQPRSPDEVVRTGFGDCKDKATLFIVALKRLGITAYPVILNSSGGVQRSMPSIAQLDHVIAAFKLPGATTYEFADLTASLTPLGELPFDYQGAFGMVVHPDGNIEEITFPKASIANNSGSRRIVGTLSVDGQFTGRYEESGLGARQYSLRNAFENPLDSVQRAKAANAIAGNIFDGAQGDSLTGFVGKDLAAKPRMSVIVRNGRAASMAGTNVILTNPFGTMSGFSSAAQEIETAGPRLFPIAADKIFGYGVTTMEFRLTMPEGWRAQLPADVDASSEFGKYHSEYTQSGRDLVLKRTITGAGGDYAPDQLKTMLEWMRKIATDDAKLIVIDKGAR; via the coding sequence ATGAGCTACCCACGTGCGCGACGCCCGGAGAACCTCTTGCTCTTCCGTTTGCTCTTCCGCACGCTGACTGCCGCGATTTCACTCGCTCTCGTATCATCGCTTGCACTGGCGCAGGCTCCCCACATCACGTCAGCTGGCGACCCGTCGGTCAACGCCGACACGATCTACCGGCTTGCTGTCAAGCCGGAACAATTTCCTGAAGAATCAGGAGTTCTGCTTCTGGACGACGGAGTGCTGCGCGTCGAGCCCGACGGGCGCGAGGAATCGACATACCGGCAGATCATCCAGATATTGCGTCCGGAAGCCGTCGATCGGTATAGAGAGCAGCAGTTTTCGTATGCCCCCAAACATCAGCGATTCACGCTGAACTGGATTCGCGTGGTCAAGCCGGACGGCACGGTCGTGAGCGCGGCGCCGTCGCAGGTGCAGGAGTCGGACGTGCCAGCGCAGTTCGGTGATCCAACCTATTCGGATCAGAAAGTCGTACGGGTATCGCTTACGGGCGTAGCACCCGGCACGATCGTCGATCTGAGCTACACGACGACGGAGCTGAAGCCGTTTCTACCCGGCGACTTCTTCGACTCGTGGAACGTGAGCAGCGGAGCGCAGGTGATACGTTCGCGTTATGTGGTCGATGTTCCCGCCGGCTTCACACCACGCATCCGCGAGGACAATCTCAACTTCGCGCGTACGGAGAAGTCGGCGAACGGACGCCACGTCTATACGTGGGCGACCAGCAACATCAAGAGCATCAAGTCCGAAGCGTTCGAGTCGGATTCGAACGGCGTGTACATGTCCGTCATGGTATCATCGCCGATCACATGGGCGGCGATTGGTAAGTGGTACGCTGGAAATGCGCGCGACCGATACGTGACTTCGCCAGCGGTCGATTCCGCCATCACGCAGGCTGTCAAAGGCGCCCGGACGCTGGATGATTCCATCCGTGCGGTGCATCGCTGGGTGGCGCAGGACATTCGGTACGTCAGCATCGCGCTTGGATTGGGCGGCTATCAGCCGAGGTCGCCCGACGAGGTGGTACGCACCGGATTCGGGGATTGCAAGGACAAGGCTACGCTCTTCATTGTCGCTCTCAAGCGATTGGGGATCACAGCGTATCCTGTAATTCTGAATTCGAGTGGAGGCGTGCAGCGAAGCATGCCATCCATCGCGCAGCTCGACCACGTAATCGCGGCTTTCAAACTGCCTGGCGCGACGACGTACGAATTTGCCGATCTCACCGCATCGCTCACGCCGCTCGGTGAGCTGCCGTTCGATTATCAGGGAGCATTCGGGATGGTCGTTCATCCGGATGGGAACATCGAGGAGATAACGTTCCCGAAGGCGTCCATTGCAAATAATTCCGGTTCGCGTCGCATCGTCGGTACGCTTTCGGTCGACGGGCAGTTCACAGGGCGGTACGAAGAGAGCGGACTCGGCGCGCGTCAGTATTCGTTGCGGAACGCTTTCGAGAACCCGCTGGATTCCGTTCAACGGGCCAAGGCGGCCAACGCCATTGCGGGCAACATTTTCGATGGCGCACAGGGCGACAGTCTTACCGGATTCGTCGGGAAGGATCTTGCGGCGAAACCGAGGATGTCGGTGATCGTTCGAAATGGACGAGCTGCATCGATGGCAGGGACGAACGTGATTCTCACCAATCCGTTCGGCACGATGAGCGGATTTTCCTCCGCAGCGCAGGAAATAGAAACAGCCGGACCGAGGCTGTTTCCGATAGCGGCGGACAAGATCTTCGGGTACGGTGTGACGACGATGGAATTCCGCCTCACGATGCCGGAAGGATGGCGCGCTCAACTACCGGCCGATGTAGATGCGTCGAGCGAGTTCGGCAAGTACCACAGCGAGTACACACAGTCAGGCCGCGACCTGGTGCTGAAGCGAACGATCACCGGTGCAGGGGGTGACTATGCTCCGGATCAACTCAAGACCATGCTCGAGTGGATGCGCAAGATCGCGACGGACGATGCGAAGCTGATCGTGATCGACAAGGGAGCGCGCTGA
- a CDS encoding rhodanese-like domain-containing protein, whose amino-acid sequence MTKSGNDLVAEAKARIKEIDAANAIMERQKPGTFFLDVREPNEWNLGHVPGAIHVPRGQLEGKIEDVLDRDKNIVVYCAGGSRSALAADTLQQMGYQHVTSLKGGFRGWAEGGGEIED is encoded by the coding sequence ATGACGAAAAGCGGAAATGATCTCGTTGCAGAAGCAAAGGCGCGAATAAAGGAAATCGATGCGGCGAACGCGATCATGGAGAGGCAGAAGCCCGGCACTTTCTTCCTGGACGTACGCGAGCCGAACGAGTGGAATCTCGGGCACGTACCAGGCGCGATTCATGTTCCGCGCGGTCAGCTCGAAGGGAAGATCGAAGACGTTCTAGATCGCGACAAGAACATCGTCGTGTACTGCGCCGGCGGATCACGCTCGGCGCTCGCCGCCGATACGCTGCAGCAAATGGGATATCAGCATGTCACGTCGCTCAAGGGCGGATTCCGCGGATGGGCCGAGGGCGGCGGCGAGATAGAGGACTGA
- a CDS encoding LD-carboxypeptidase codes for MPIRGFSHVQTTGAGARVAFVAPSGPLKDRGDVETALATARSFGWETTVGEHVLARYSYFAAKDADRIADMNAALRDDSVDAIWCLRGGYGVMRILEHLDYDAARRHPKPIMGYSDISGLHAAMGRACEIITYHSPNARTPLTPFARTSFERALVQGEDPCGAAPGARAIRAGRARGRLAGGNLSLISSLAGTPYFPDLDGAILVIEDTNEGLYRIDRMLTQLSLAGELSGLAGIAFGYCTSCDADESPGDTRQSRTLDDVLAEFASTLDIPCIAGIPMGHVDDQWTIPLGAIATLDTDALTLNVEQS; via the coding sequence ATGCCAATTCGCGGCTTTTCACACGTTCAAACGACAGGCGCGGGCGCCAGGGTAGCGTTCGTTGCACCATCCGGCCCATTGAAGGATCGCGGCGATGTAGAGACAGCTCTCGCGACTGCTCGCTCGTTCGGCTGGGAAACGACAGTTGGTGAGCATGTTCTTGCGCGCTACAGCTATTTTGCTGCGAAGGACGCAGATCGCATTGCGGACATGAACGCTGCGTTGCGCGATGATTCCGTCGACGCAATCTGGTGTCTGCGCGGCGGTTACGGTGTGATGCGCATCCTGGAGCATCTCGACTATGACGCGGCGCGCAGACATCCCAAGCCAATCATGGGATACTCCGACATCTCCGGATTGCATGCGGCGATGGGCCGTGCGTGCGAGATCATTACTTATCATTCACCCAACGCGCGCACGCCGCTCACGCCGTTTGCGCGCACTTCATTCGAGCGTGCACTGGTTCAGGGTGAAGATCCGTGTGGCGCCGCGCCTGGCGCCCGGGCGATTCGCGCCGGCCGCGCACGCGGAAGACTTGCGGGGGGAAATCTTTCCCTGATCTCTTCTCTCGCAGGTACGCCATATTTCCCGGATCTCGACGGTGCGATTCTGGTAATCGAAGACACCAACGAAGGGCTGTACCGCATCGACCGCATGCTCACGCAGCTTTCGCTCGCGGGCGAGCTGTCCGGGCTTGCTGGAATCGCATTTGGATATTGCACATCCTGTGATGCGGACGAATCACCCGGTGACACGCGTCAGTCACGTACACTCGATGACGTGCTCGCGGAATTTGCAAGCACTTTGGACATTCCGTGCATCGCTGGAATACCGATGGGACATGTCGACGATCAGTGGACGATTCCGCTCGGCGCAATCGCGACGCTCGACACAGATGCACTAACCCTCAACGTGGAGCAGTCATGA
- a CDS encoding glycosyltransferase family 2 protein: protein MTAALQARAIPEMMRHVAVLAAPAAAGPDYPAVEIHERRADIGAPLVRSGTGCEYLSPMPAMNPSFAATIAATTPWILTPIIASLRMARSTSLDAESVQPPADPPRVSVIVPARNESRNIAACLQSILASSYPKLKVIAVNDHSTDDTAVIARAIVSTDPRLTVLDNPDLPADWFGKQWACQTGADAASGEILVFMDADARAAPDLIVRSVNGMLRTHADFYSVLGRQEMITFWERLLQMQVFTVLVTRFGGTEIVNRSRSASAKIANGQYLMVHRATYDEFGGHGLVRGYVAEDLMLAQRYFELGKKTVLVEGIDQLSTRMYTSLAELMGGWRKNLFAGGRHSMPFGGRAAWLAPLLLPLPFLMQLAPPLLLVVAVVFRIPALELWGAITTAVTLLTWLAYYRVARVPMLYALLFPLGAGVTLYITLSAVLRGSRVEWKGREYQSVHPANP, encoded by the coding sequence GTGACAGCAGCTCTTCAGGCACGCGCGATTCCGGAAATGATGCGTCACGTCGCGGTACTGGCGGCTCCGGCAGCGGCCGGACCTGATTATCCGGCTGTCGAAATCCACGAGAGGCGCGCCGACATCGGCGCGCCTCTCGTGCGTTCAGGGACGGGATGCGAATACCTTTCGCCCATGCCGGCAATGAACCCTTCCTTCGCGGCCACCATCGCCGCGACGACCCCGTGGATCCTCACGCCGATAATCGCTTCTCTGCGCATGGCGCGCTCCACATCCCTCGACGCCGAATCGGTGCAACCACCAGCCGATCCGCCGCGTGTTTCCGTGATAGTTCCCGCACGCAACGAGTCTCGAAACATCGCGGCGTGCCTCCAGTCGATCCTCGCCTCGTCATACCCAAAGCTGAAAGTGATTGCAGTCAACGATCACTCGACCGACGACACTGCGGTGATCGCTCGCGCCATCGTGTCGACGGATCCACGCCTTACGGTGCTGGACAACCCCGATCTGCCGGCGGACTGGTTCGGCAAGCAATGGGCCTGCCAGACCGGCGCCGACGCGGCGTCAGGCGAGATACTCGTGTTCATGGACGCGGACGCGCGTGCCGCGCCTGACCTGATCGTACGATCCGTGAACGGCATGCTCCGAACCCACGCCGATTTCTATTCCGTGCTCGGGCGCCAGGAAATGATCACCTTCTGGGAGCGTCTGCTTCAGATGCAGGTCTTCACCGTACTGGTAACCCGGTTCGGCGGGACCGAGATCGTCAACCGTTCCAGGAGCGCATCCGCGAAGATCGCGAACGGCCAGTATCTCATGGTGCACCGCGCAACCTACGACGAATTTGGCGGACATGGACTCGTGCGCGGATACGTCGCAGAGGACCTGATGCTCGCCCAGCGCTACTTCGAGCTGGGGAAAAAGACGGTGCTGGTCGAGGGTATCGATCAGCTATCGACGCGCATGTACACATCGCTCGCGGAGCTGATGGGCGGTTGGCGCAAGAATCTCTTTGCCGGCGGCCGTCATTCCATGCCGTTCGGGGGCCGCGCTGCCTGGCTCGCGCCACTGTTGCTACCGCTCCCATTCCTCATGCAGCTGGCGCCACCGCTGCTGCTTGTCGTCGCCGTCGTGTTCCGAATTCCTGCGCTCGAGCTATGGGGCGCCATTACGACAGCGGTCACGCTGCTCACATGGCTCGCCTACTATCGCGTCGCCCGCGTACCGATGCTGTACGCGCTGCTCTTTCCCCTCGGCGCAGGAGTGACTCTTTACATCACGCTTTCTGCAGTATTACGCGGCAGTCGCGTAGAGTGGAAGGGACGCGAGTACCAGAGCGTACATCCAGCGAACCCGTGA
- a CDS encoding DUF72 domain-containing protein: MATTLHIGTQGWNYSAWAGVFYPDGTRPADFLPTYARAFATVEVDSTFYAVPPSTTVRGWYDRTPADFIFALKFPQTVTHEARLRDVDGTIDIFFDRARELREKLGPVLVQLGPDFGPEELPALVDFVPRVPRDIRVAIEFRARGWMTPGVLAFLRDYGIAVALVDGSWIPRRWMIELLARPTAAFHYIRWMGPNRFLVDHSRIQVDRTPELRKWVDAIEFVPDSVTDIYGYMSNYFAGHAPRSARDLQEMLGQQSIDPDMLGEQMRLL, from the coding sequence ATGGCGACAACGCTCCACATCGGAACACAGGGATGGAACTACTCTGCGTGGGCCGGTGTGTTCTATCCGGACGGAACGCGGCCGGCGGATTTTCTTCCGACCTACGCTCGTGCGTTCGCGACCGTCGAAGTCGATTCGACATTCTACGCAGTACCGCCGTCGACAACAGTGCGCGGCTGGTACGACCGCACGCCAGCGGATTTCATCTTCGCGCTCAAATTCCCGCAAACTGTAACGCATGAGGCGCGGCTGCGCGACGTCGATGGTACCATCGACATCTTCTTCGATCGAGCGCGCGAATTGCGCGAGAAACTCGGCCCTGTACTGGTGCAGCTCGGCCCTGACTTCGGACCGGAAGAGCTTCCCGCGCTGGTCGATTTCGTTCCGCGTGTGCCGCGCGACATTCGCGTTGCGATCGAATTCCGCGCGCGTGGCTGGATGACGCCCGGCGTGCTCGCATTTCTGCGCGACTACGGGATTGCGGTCGCGCTCGTGGATGGGTCGTGGATCCCACGCCGCTGGATGATCGAGCTGCTGGCACGGCCGACGGCCGCGTTCCACTATATCAGATGGATGGGGCCCAACAGATTTCTCGTCGATCACTCACGCATTCAGGTGGATCGCACGCCCGAATTGCGAAAGTGGGTCGACGCGATCGAATTCGTTCCCGACAGCGTTACCGACATTTACGGATACATGAGCAATTATTTCGCCGGTCACGCCCCTCGCTCTGCGCGCGATCTTCAGGAGATGCTGGGTCAGCAATCCATAGACCCGGACATGCTGGGCGAGCAGATGCGCCTCCTGTGA